A section of the Zymoseptoria tritici IPO323 chromosome 9, whole genome shotgun sequence genome encodes:
- a CDS encoding uncharacterized protein (small (306aa) secreted perotein, predicted. Probable M graminicola specific protein (novel gene). unknown function.), producing the protein MQLFQLAFVLITASTALAQRFNCDSGLGYGAHGKCFCNPPQYCDSANPCVAGACEDRPDQQYAFCY; encoded by the exons ATGCAGCTCTTCCAGCTCGCCTTTGTGCTCATCACGGCTTCGACTGCGCTGGCACAGAGGTTCAATTGCGACAGCGGGTTGGGCTACGGTGCACACGGCAAATGCTTCTGCAACCCACCGCAATACTGCGATTCG GCGAATCCGTGCGTAGCCGGCGCATGCGAAGACCGACCTGATCAACAATATGCCTTCTGCTATTAA